In Topomyia yanbarensis strain Yona2022 chromosome 2, ASM3024719v1, whole genome shotgun sequence, one DNA window encodes the following:
- the LOC131681867 gene encoding pro-resilin-like, translating to MLRLSVVCVVLALIAVSLAEPPASGGYPDRRNGNGGGSGGGGGGGGGGGAGGYQQVPSGQQTSEGQSVDAQLLEMVKMLLLQHESESSSGQSNGNGNGAPYGSYGPPAGSSSQGRVTAIELENPRQSMQVAEFWQGGPEQAAPGGGSFGGSAPSGSYGAPSDSYGAPLGRK from the exons ATGCTTAGGCTTAGTGTTGTG TGTGTGGTGCTGGCGCTCATAGCAGTGTCACTAGCGGAACCTCCGGCATCGGGAGGATATCCAGATCGCCGGAATGGTAATGGTGGCGGGAGtggtggtggaggtggtggcggagGTGGAGGTGGAGCAGGAGGTTATCAACAGGTGCCAAGTGGACAGCAGACCTCCGAGGGACAGTCTGTAGATGCTCAGTTGCTTGAAATGGTGAAAATGCTGTTGCTGCAGCATGAAAGTGAATCCTCGAGCGGCCAAAGTAACGGAAATGGCAACGGAGCTCCTTATGGATCGTATGGTCCACCAGCCGGTAGCAGCTCTCAGGGTCGTGTCACTGCTATTGAGTTGGAGAATCCCCGGCAGAGCATGCAAGTCGCCGAATTCTGGCAGGGTGGTCCCGAGCAGGCCGCACCTGGTGGTGGTTCTTTCGGTGGATCTGCTCCGAGTGGATCCTACGGTGCTCCGAGTGATTCCTACGGTGCACCGCTAGGTAGGAAATAA